Proteins encoded by one window of Blautia argi:
- a CDS encoding beta-L-arabinofuranosidase domain-containing protein, with protein MEKYRLLKQEECKVNSSFWNSYVKLIKEKVIPYQWEILNDRVPDSEPSHAIDNFRIAAHQMEGHFYGQVFQDSDVYKWLEAVGNVLLLERDEELEAKADSVIDIIEAAQEEDGYLNTYFSIEEPDKKWTDLLECHELYCAGHFIESAVRYFQGPERKKFWILPARLARLPLPHLWRRGRKKSRISGTSGD; from the coding sequence ATGGAGAAGTATCGCTTATTAAAACAGGAAGAATGTAAGGTGAACAGTTCTTTCTGGAATTCTTATGTAAAGCTGATAAAAGAAAAGGTGATTCCCTATCAATGGGAAATTTTAAACGACCGTGTGCCGGATTCAGAGCCCAGCCATGCCATTGATAATTTTCGTATTGCGGCACACCAGATGGAAGGACATTTTTACGGTCAGGTTTTCCAGGACAGCGATGTGTACAAATGGCTGGAGGCAGTTGGCAACGTTCTGCTCTTGGAGAGGGACGAGGAGCTGGAAGCAAAAGCAGACAGTGTGATTGATATTATTGAGGCAGCCCAGGAAGAGGACGGATACCTGAACACCTATTTTTCCATTGAAGAGCCGGACAAAAAGTGGACAGACCTGCTGGAATGTCACGAACTTTACTGTGCAGGACATTTTATTGAAAGCGCTGTGCGTTATTTTCAGGGACCGGAAAGAAAAAAATTCTGGATATTGCCTGCCAGACTGGCCAGACTGCCTTTGCCGCACCTTTGGAGAAGAGGAAGGAAAAAATCACGGATATCCGGGACATCAGGAGATTGA
- a CDS encoding cation-translocating P-type ATPase — MKEYYQMSRAEAQKTVNGSTHPLSEDQIKKNQQKYGPNALVEEKKKSILQIFLEQYKDFLVIILIVAAIVSGLLGETESAIVILVVITMNAILGTVQTVKAEQSLDSLKAMSGPEAKVFRNGDVIKVPSSEVTIGDIVMLEAGDYVPADGRILENASLKIDESALTGESLGVEKTEEAISGEVPLGDRTNMVYSGSFVSYGRGSFLVTAIGMETEVGKIAKLLKSTSEKKTPLQMNLDNFGQKLSILILVFCAILFGISVFRGESIGDAFLFAVALAVAAIPEALSSIVTIVLSFGTQKMAKEHAIVRKLQAVEGLGSVSIICSDKTGTLTQNKMTVEYYYVDGKEIPAEAIDLEDDAQKQLLRHSILCNDSTNKNGEEIGDPTETALINQGDKLGVPAETVREKYPRFSEVPFDSDRKLMSTLHTLKTGSTMVTKGAVDVLLGRVTTIQKNGKAEPVSQADIQEIEEQNQKFSRNGLRVLAFAYKSVPEGTTLTVDDEKDMTFLGLIAMMDPPREESKAAVEECIKAGIKPIMITGDHKVTAAAIAKRIGILKDESEACEGAVIENMTDEELKDFVEGISVYARVSPEHKIRIVKAWQDKGNIVSMTGDGVNDAPALKQADIGVAMGITGTEVSKDAASMILTDDNFATIVKAVENGRNVYKNIKSAIQFLLSGNFAGILAVLYASIAGLPVPFAPVHLLFINLLTDSLPAIALGLEPHSKTVMNEKPRPMNESILTKNFLSKIGIEGLVIGIMTMIGFYIGYQESPLLASTLAFGTLCTSRLVHGFNCKADEPVLFTKRFFNNVYLAGAFGIGVLLITAVMTVPWLHSIFQVQTLNLTQLLIMYGLSLANLPIIQFIKWVRKKIGK, encoded by the coding sequence ATGAAAGAGTATTATCAGATGTCACGAGCAGAAGCCCAGAAAACTGTGAATGGCAGCACCCACCCTTTAAGCGAGGACCAGATTAAGAAAAATCAGCAGAAATATGGTCCGAATGCCCTCGTAGAGGAAAAGAAAAAATCTATACTTCAGATTTTTCTGGAGCAGTACAAGGACTTTCTGGTTATTATCCTGATTGTGGCAGCCATTGTATCCGGACTGCTGGGCGAAACAGAAAGCGCCATTGTTATTCTGGTGGTTATCACCATGAACGCAATTTTGGGAACTGTTCAGACGGTAAAGGCAGAACAGTCCTTAGACAGTTTAAAGGCCATGTCGGGACCGGAAGCAAAGGTATTCAGAAACGGCGATGTGATAAAAGTGCCGTCTTCAGAAGTTACCATTGGTGATATTGTTATGCTGGAGGCAGGTGATTACGTTCCGGCAGACGGACGTATTCTGGAAAACGCCAGTCTGAAGATTGATGAAAGCGCCCTGACGGGGGAAAGTCTTGGCGTAGAGAAGACAGAAGAAGCCATCAGCGGAGAAGTGCCTCTTGGCGACAGAACCAATATGGTATATTCCGGCAGCTTTGTTTCCTACGGAAGAGGTTCTTTCCTGGTAACAGCTATTGGTATGGAAACCGAGGTTGGTAAGATTGCCAAACTTTTGAAGAGCACTTCTGAGAAGAAGACTCCGCTGCAGATGAACCTGGACAACTTCGGACAGAAGCTTTCTATTTTAATCCTTGTGTTCTGTGCAATCCTGTTTGGAATCAGCGTATTCAGAGGAGAATCCATTGGAGATGCCTTCCTCTTTGCAGTTGCCCTTGCAGTAGCGGCAATTCCGGAAGCGTTAAGCTCTATTGTAACCATTGTGTTGTCCTTTGGTACACAGAAAATGGCGAAAGAGCATGCCATTGTCCGTAAGCTGCAGGCAGTAGAAGGTCTGGGAAGCGTGTCCATTATCTGTTCAGATAAGACAGGAACATTGACACAGAACAAGATGACAGTGGAATACTACTATGTAGATGGAAAAGAAATTCCGGCAGAAGCCATTGACCTGGAAGACGATGCTCAGAAACAGCTTCTGCGCCACAGTATTTTATGTAACGACTCTACCAACAAAAACGGTGAGGAAATCGGTGATCCCACAGAAACAGCCCTGATTAATCAGGGAGATAAGCTGGGTGTTCCGGCAGAAACCGTAAGGGAAAAATATCCGCGTTTCAGCGAAGTTCCTTTTGACAGTGACCGAAAGTTGATGTCTACCCTGCATACCTTAAAAACAGGCTCTACCATGGTGACAAAAGGTGCGGTAGACGTGCTTTTAGGCAGAGTAACTACCATTCAGAAAAACGGCAAGGCAGAACCTGTTTCTCAGGCAGATATTCAGGAGATCGAAGAGCAGAACCAGAAATTCTCCAGAAATGGTCTGCGTGTACTGGCATTTGCCTATAAGAGCGTACCGGAAGGTACCACCCTTACCGTAGATGATGAAAAGGATATGACCTTCCTTGGATTGATTGCCATGATGGACCCGCCGAGAGAGGAATCCAAGGCTGCAGTTGAAGAATGTATCAAAGCCGGCATTAAACCGATTATGATTACAGGTGACCATAAGGTAACAGCAGCAGCCATTGCAAAGCGTATCGGTATTTTGAAAGATGAATCCGAGGCCTGTGAAGGCGCTGTGATTGAAAACATGACAGACGAAGAACTGAAAGATTTCGTAGAAGGAATTTCTGTCTATGCCCGTGTTTCACCGGAACACAAAATTCGTATTGTCAAGGCATGGCAGGATAAGGGAAATATTGTATCCATGACCGGCGACGGTGTAAATGATGCTCCTGCTCTGAAACAGGCTGATATTGGTGTGGCAATGGGTATCACAGGAACAGAGGTTTCCAAAGATGCTGCATCTATGATATTGACAGATGATAATTTTGCGACTATTGTGAAAGCAGTAGAGAATGGACGTAATGTTTATAAAAACATTAAAAGCGCCATTCAGTTCCTGCTTTCCGGAAACTTTGCAGGTATTCTGGCAGTGCTTTACGCTTCTATAGCAGGTCTTCCGGTACCGTTTGCACCTGTGCATCTGTTGTTTATCAACCTTTTGACAGACAGTCTTCCGGCAATTGCCCTGGGACTGGAGCCTCACAGCAAAACGGTTATGAACGAAAAGCCAAGACCAATGAATGAGTCCATTCTGACAAAAAATTTCCTTTCCAAGATTGGAATCGAAGGTCTGGTAATTGGTATTATGACTATGATTGGTTTCTATATCGGATATCAGGAAAGTCCGCTTCTGGCGTCTACCCTGGCATTCGGAACTCTGTGTACTTCCCGTCTGGTACATGGATTTAACTGTAAAGCAGACGAACCTGTATTATTTACAAAGAGATTTTTCAATAACGTTTACCTGGCAGGAGCTTTTGGAATCGGTGTGCTGCTCATTACAGCTGTTATGACAGTTCCGTGGCTGCACAGCATTTTCCAGGTACAGACTCTGAACCTTACACAGCTTTTGATTATGTACGGTTTATCTCTTGCCAACCTTCCGATTATCCAGTTTATTAAATGGGTTCGTAAGAAAATCGGAAAATAA
- the yicI gene encoding alpha-xylosidase: MKFTDGYWSVKKEMTPLYAVEYADSRRNGDELTIYAPAKHIGSRGDILNLGMLTIRLSSPMEDVIKVSVVHFEGTAYKGPFAEVRCTSPHVTIEETEEFLTYQTGHTKAVVDKRPNSWGIRFLDGERELTNTGFRNMANILNNETGRTYTVDALAIDVDEYIYGLGERFTPFVKNGQVVEMWNEDGGTASEISYKNIPFYITNKGYGVLLDNEGDASYEIASEKVERIQFSVEGERLDYYVINGQTPKGTIQKYTELTGKPALPPAWSFGLWLTTSFTTNYDEATTSSFIQGMADRDIPLHVFHFDCFWMEGFEWCNFTWDPNTFPDPEGMLKRYHDRGLKICVWINPYIGQKSPLFAEGMEHGYLVKKANGDVWQTDMWQAGMGLVDFTNPEAVKWYQGKLKTLLDMGVDCFKTDFGERIPVKDIAYHDGSDPVKMHNYYTFLYNKAVFELLEQERGEGEAVLFARSATVGGQQFPAHWGGDCSASYPSMAETLRSGLSLACGGFGFWSHDISGFENTAPADIYKRWCQFGLLSSHSRLHGSTSYRVPWLFDEEACAVLRKFVKLKCSLMPYLYRQAVLAHEEGTPMMRPMFVEFPEDRACETLDKQYMLGESLLVAPIFKESGEVEYYVPEGIWYNLLTGENVEGGKWQKETYDYFHMPLLVRPNTILAVGSNSDRPDYDYTEGVTLYLVNMEDGKEAETVVTDLQGNAVLTVKAVRKGETVTVCTEGRKGNISCKLLGKENLNILAEEA; the protein is encoded by the coding sequence ATGAAATTTACAGACGGTTACTGGAGTGTGAAAAAAGAAATGACCCCTCTTTATGCAGTGGAGTATGCAGACAGCAGGAGAAATGGCGATGAGCTGACTATTTACGCCCCGGCAAAGCACATCGGCAGCAGGGGGGATATTCTGAACCTGGGCATGCTCACTATACGGCTTTCCAGCCCCATGGAAGACGTCATTAAGGTATCTGTGGTGCATTTTGAAGGAACTGCTTATAAAGGTCCTTTTGCGGAGGTTCGCTGCACCAGCCCTCATGTGACAATCGAAGAAACAGAAGAATTCCTTACTTATCAGACCGGGCATACAAAGGCCGTGGTGGACAAGCGTCCCAATTCCTGGGGAATCCGTTTCCTGGACGGGGAGCGGGAGCTGACCAACACCGGTTTCCGAAATATGGCAAACATTTTAAATAATGAAACCGGCAGAACATACACCGTAGACGCCCTTGCCATTGATGTGGACGAGTATATTTACGGCCTTGGGGAACGGTTTACCCCGTTTGTAAAAAACGGCCAGGTGGTAGAGATGTGGAATGAGGACGGCGGTACTGCCAGTGAGATTTCCTATAAGAACATTCCTTTCTATATTACAAACAAGGGATACGGAGTGTTGCTGGATAATGAGGGAGATGCCTCCTATGAGATTGCCAGCGAGAAGGTAGAGCGAATCCAGTTTTCCGTGGAGGGTGAACGTCTGGATTACTATGTGATTAACGGGCAGACCCCTAAGGGAACCATTCAGAAATATACAGAGCTTACCGGAAAACCGGCGCTGCCCCCTGCCTGGTCTTTTGGACTCTGGCTCACTACTTCCTTTACTACCAATTACGATGAGGCAACCACAAGCAGCTTTATCCAGGGCATGGCGGACCGTGATATTCCCCTTCATGTGTTCCATTTTGACTGCTTCTGGATGGAAGGCTTTGAGTGGTGCAACTTTACCTGGGATCCCAATACCTTCCCGGACCCGGAGGGCATGCTGAAGCGTTACCATGACCGGGGACTGAAGATTTGTGTGTGGATTAACCCTTACATTGGACAGAAATCCCCGCTGTTTGCAGAGGGCATGGAGCATGGCTACCTGGTGAAAAAGGCAAACGGCGACGTATGGCAGACAGATATGTGGCAGGCGGGCATGGGTCTTGTGGACTTTACCAACCCGGAAGCTGTGAAATGGTATCAGGGCAAGCTAAAGACCTTGCTGGATATGGGTGTGGATTGCTTCAAGACAGACTTTGGGGAGAGAATCCCGGTAAAAGACATTGCTTACCATGACGGCTCTGACCCGGTGAAAATGCATAATTACTATACCTTCCTGTATAATAAGGCAGTCTTTGAACTGTTGGAACAGGAGAGGGGAGAAGGGGAGGCCGTGTTGTTTGCCCGTTCTGCAACTGTAGGGGGACAGCAGTTCCCGGCACATTGGGGCGGCGACTGTTCAGCCAGCTACCCGTCCATGGCGGAAACCCTGCGAAGCGGACTTTCTCTTGCCTGCGGAGGCTTTGGCTTCTGGAGCCATGACATCAGTGGATTTGAGAATACAGCTCCTGCAGATATTTACAAGAGATGGTGCCAGTTTGGGTTATTGAGCTCTCACAGCCGTCTGCACGGCTCTACTTCTTACCGTGTGCCATGGCTGTTTGATGAGGAAGCCTGCGCGGTACTGCGGAAGTTTGTGAAGCTGAAATGCAGCCTGATGCCGTATCTGTACCGTCAGGCAGTGCTTGCCCATGAAGAGGGAACCCCGATGATGCGGCCTATGTTTGTGGAATTCCCGGAGGACAGAGCCTGTGAAACATTGGATAAGCAGTACATGCTGGGAGAATCCCTGCTGGTGGCGCCAATCTTTAAGGAATCCGGGGAAGTGGAATATTATGTGCCGGAGGGAATCTGGTATAACCTGCTTACCGGAGAGAATGTAGAGGGCGGAAAATGGCAGAAGGAAACCTATGATTATTTCCATATGCCTTTATTAGTAAGACCGAATACCATTCTGGCAGTGGGAAGCAACAGTGACAGACCGGACTATGATTATACAGAGGGAGTAACCCTTTACCTTGTGAATATGGAAGACGGAAAAGAAGCAGAAACCGTGGTTACTGATTTACAGGGGAATGCGGTACTTACTGTGAAAGCGGTGAGAAAAGGAGAAACTGTGACGGTATGTACAGAAGGAAGAAAAGGAAATATATCCTGCAAACTTCTGGGCAAAGAAAATCTGAATATCCTTGCAGAGGAAGCATAG
- a CDS encoding glycoside hydrolase family 127 protein gives MPDWPDCLCRTFGEEEGKNHGYPGHQEIELALIKLYDVTGTQKYLELAEYFINRRGTDEFFEQEFEQRGKISFWNKAVQKEPNITYNQFSYKTYNQFHSPVRQQEEPTGHAVRAVYMYTAMADIAARTREKELLQACKTLWDNIVKKQMYITGGIGSTHSGEAFTVPYDLPNDTNYSETCASIGLLFFAQRMLKAEVNRSYADTMEQALYNTVLGGMNREGNRFFYVNPLQVVPETCLGNPERFHVKPERQKWFACACCPPNIARTLPDLWEYLYTAEEDTVYAHLFMGSEAKIQLESGTLKIVQTTEYPWRGTVCFQASSDTEKPLTLAIRIPAWSKTWTLKTDGQETEAVIQDNGYIYIERNFKDGVVLEVELDMEPRFVQSNRRVHYNAGKVAIIRGPLVYCIEEADNGKYLSELSVDIQKGLTEKESDELGTCVVLEGKGIQRKNGTEGEELYALCAIEEEPVDIKAVPYFLWNNRGLGEMQVWINRK, from the coding sequence CTGCCAGACTGGCCAGACTGCCTTTGCCGCACCTTTGGAGAAGAGGAAGGAAAAAATCACGGATATCCGGGACATCAGGAGATTGAACTGGCTCTGATAAAACTGTATGATGTTACAGGAACTCAGAAATATTTGGAACTTGCAGAATATTTTATCAACCGGAGAGGAACGGACGAGTTCTTTGAGCAGGAGTTTGAGCAGAGAGGAAAAATTTCTTTCTGGAACAAGGCTGTGCAGAAGGAACCTAATATTACTTATAATCAGTTTTCCTACAAAACGTATAATCAGTTCCATTCGCCGGTGCGTCAGCAGGAAGAACCCACAGGACATGCCGTAAGGGCTGTTTATATGTATACTGCCATGGCTGATATTGCCGCCAGAACCAGGGAGAAGGAGCTTTTGCAGGCATGCAAAACCCTTTGGGATAATATTGTAAAGAAGCAGATGTACATTACTGGGGGAATTGGCTCCACACATTCCGGTGAGGCATTTACCGTACCATACGATTTGCCCAATGATACCAATTACTCAGAAACCTGTGCGTCTATCGGACTACTGTTTTTTGCCCAGAGAATGTTAAAGGCAGAGGTAAACCGTTCCTATGCAGATACGATGGAGCAGGCGTTATATAATACTGTACTGGGAGGTATGAACCGGGAAGGAAACCGTTTCTTTTATGTAAATCCACTGCAGGTGGTACCGGAAACCTGCCTGGGAAATCCGGAGAGATTTCATGTGAAGCCGGAACGGCAGAAATGGTTTGCCTGTGCCTGCTGTCCTCCCAACATTGCTAGAACCTTGCCGGATTTGTGGGAATATCTCTACACAGCAGAAGAAGATACGGTTTATGCCCATCTGTTTATGGGAAGCGAAGCAAAGATACAGCTGGAAAGCGGTACTTTAAAGATTGTTCAGACCACAGAATATCCGTGGAGAGGAACTGTTTGCTTCCAGGCATCTTCCGATACGGAAAAACCGCTTACTCTGGCAATCCGTATCCCTGCATGGAGTAAGACATGGACGTTAAAGACAGACGGACAGGAAACAGAGGCAGTTATACAGGACAATGGATATATTTATATAGAAAGAAATTTCAAAGACGGAGTTGTTCTGGAAGTGGAGTTGGATATGGAACCCAGATTTGTACAGTCCAATCGGAGAGTGCATTACAATGCAGGAAAAGTGGCAATTATCAGGGGACCGCTGGTATATTGCATTGAGGAAGCAGACAATGGGAAATACCTGTCCGAGCTTTCTGTAGATATTCAAAAAGGACTTACAGAAAAGGAAAGTGATGAACTGGGAACCTGCGTGGTGCTGGAAGGAAAAGGTATTCAGAGGAAAAACGGAACAGAGGGTGAAGAATTATATGCGCTCTGTGCTATAGAGGAAGAACCGGTGGATATTAAAGCAGTGCCTTATTTCCTGTGGAACAACAGGGGGCTGGGAGAAATGCAGGTCTGGATAAACAGAAAGTAA
- the bglX gene encoding beta-glucosidase BglX has protein sequence MTEKDLKALLSDMSLKEKIGQLTQLDASCFSEEEGPVTGAETELGFSAEDFPYAGSILGVVGAEQIEKLQKKCMEKQPHHIPVLFMADIINGYRTVFPIPLALGCSFEPKEAKEVGDVMAKESAAAGLHVTFAPMVDLVRDARWGRVMESTGEDPYLNAQMAAAMVQGIQGEAADYDSHLGACTKHFAAYGAPTAGREYNTVELSERTLREDYLPSYQAAIDAGSAMVMTSFNTLDRIPATANQWLMKDVLREEMGFQGVLISDWNAIGELITNGVAEGKKEAARQAIQAGTDMDMMSGCYMSQLENLVQEGTISEDSIDTAVLRVLELKNKMGLFENPYRSAGTDSEEKNILTEENREAARKVAADTMVLLENKDHFLPLKKEEKVAFIGPYAEEKRMLGAWSFFANPEDTVTCREALEEKTENGVFAKGCGILNPGQTVYGFRFNMTNEDSEEDTEKMIQEAAEEAAKCEKAVLFLGESCLQSGEGGSRGDITIPEVQKKLLRAVAQANPNLAVVVLAGRPLDIREIKEHAKAIVYAWFPGTEGGHAIADILYGDRNPQARLAMSLPWCVSQVPVFYGEFPTGRHVEDGEQIENRFLSRYTDMPNQPLYPFGYGLSYTEYSYGEVQADKQEFSAGESVQVWTTVKNTGNREGTETVQLYITDECGSVARPLRELKGFQKVTLKPGEEKKVCFTIEESMLRFYRADMKFAAEPGTFTVRIGADSRTENRVKIYLK, from the coding sequence ATGACAGAAAAAGACTTAAAAGCATTGCTTTCAGATATGAGTTTAAAAGAAAAAATAGGACAGCTGACCCAGTTGGACGCTAGCTGCTTCAGCGAAGAGGAAGGCCCGGTGACCGGCGCGGAAACAGAGCTTGGATTTTCTGCGGAAGATTTTCCTTATGCAGGGAGTATTTTGGGTGTGGTAGGCGCAGAGCAGATTGAAAAGCTGCAGAAAAAGTGTATGGAAAAACAGCCTCATCACATTCCGGTTTTATTTATGGCAGATATTATCAATGGATACCGCACCGTATTTCCCATTCCTCTTGCTCTTGGCTGTTCTTTTGAGCCAAAAGAGGCAAAGGAAGTGGGAGATGTTATGGCAAAGGAATCCGCGGCTGCAGGTCTGCATGTGACCTTTGCGCCCATGGTGGATTTGGTTCGCGATGCCAGATGGGGCAGAGTTATGGAGTCTACGGGAGAGGACCCGTATCTGAATGCACAGATGGCGGCTGCCATGGTGCAGGGAATCCAGGGGGAAGCAGCAGATTATGACAGTCATTTAGGTGCGTGTACCAAGCATTTTGCAGCATACGGCGCACCTACGGCAGGGCGGGAGTACAACACCGTGGAACTGTCAGAGAGAACCTTAAGAGAGGATTATCTTCCCTCTTATCAGGCAGCCATTGACGCAGGAAGCGCAATGGTTATGACCTCTTTTAATACCTTAGACAGGATTCCTGCCACAGCAAATCAGTGGCTGATGAAAGATGTTTTGAGAGAAGAAATGGGCTTTCAGGGCGTTTTGATTTCTGACTGGAATGCTATAGGAGAGCTGATTACCAATGGTGTGGCAGAAGGCAAAAAAGAAGCTGCCAGACAGGCAATCCAGGCGGGAACAGATATGGATATGATGAGCGGCTGTTACATGTCACAGCTGGAAAATCTGGTACAGGAAGGAACGATTTCCGAGGATAGCATTGATACAGCAGTGCTTCGAGTTTTGGAATTAAAGAATAAAATGGGACTGTTTGAAAACCCGTATAGAAGTGCCGGAACAGACAGTGAAGAAAAAAATATTCTCACAGAAGAAAACAGAGAAGCAGCCAGAAAAGTTGCAGCTGACACCATGGTGCTGCTGGAAAATAAAGACCATTTTCTGCCTCTGAAAAAAGAAGAAAAAGTGGCGTTTATCGGTCCTTATGCAGAGGAAAAACGTATGCTGGGTGCCTGGTCTTTCTTCGCAAATCCGGAGGATACAGTCACCTGTCGGGAGGCCTTAGAGGAAAAAACAGAAAATGGAGTTTTCGCAAAGGGCTGCGGCATTTTAAATCCCGGACAGACTGTGTATGGATTCCGGTTTAACATGACAAATGAAGACAGTGAAGAAGATACAGAAAAGATGATTCAGGAGGCAGCAGAAGAAGCGGCAAAATGCGAAAAAGCAGTGCTGTTTCTGGGTGAATCTTGTCTGCAGTCCGGAGAAGGCGGAAGCCGGGGAGATATTACCATTCCTGAAGTGCAGAAAAAACTTTTAAGAGCGGTTGCACAGGCAAATCCCAATCTGGCAGTGGTAGTGCTGGCAGGTCGTCCGTTGGATATCAGAGAAATCAAAGAACATGCAAAGGCGATTGTGTATGCATGGTTCCCCGGAACAGAGGGCGGTCATGCCATTGCAGATATCCTTTATGGGGACAGAAATCCCCAGGCAAGACTTGCCATGTCCCTGCCGTGGTGCGTTTCTCAGGTACCGGTCTTTTACGGAGAATTCCCCACCGGACGTCATGTGGAGGACGGAGAGCAGATAGAAAACCGTTTCTTATCACGCTATACAGACATGCCTAATCAGCCGTTATATCCCTTTGGATATGGATTGAGCTATACAGAGTATTCTTACGGAGAGGTGCAGGCAGATAAGCAGGAATTTTCCGCAGGAGAGAGTGTGCAGGTCTGGACAACGGTAAAAAATACAGGAAACAGGGAAGGAACAGAAACCGTTCAGCTTTATATCACAGATGAATGCGGAAGTGTGGCAAGACCTCTGCGGGAATTAAAAGGATTCCAGAAGGTAACCCTGAAACCCGGGGAAGAGAAAAAAGTGTGCTTTACCATTGAGGAGAGTATGCTGCGTTTCTACAGGGCAGATATGAAATTTGCTGCAGAACCGGGGACTTTTACGGTTCGTATTGGCGCTGACAGCAGAACAGAAAACAGAGTGAAGATTTATTTGAAATAA
- a CDS encoding aldo/keto reductase, giving the protein MRKLVIGNTNLEAPEIGLGCMRITGLKDKKEVRSLIDTAMDCGVNFFDHADIYDSGHAEEVFGEVVEPAMRQKMIIQSKCGIIPGKAYDFSKEHIVESVEKSLKRLKTDYLDLLLLHRPDTLMEPEEVAEAFEELEKSGKVRYFGVSNENSMQMELLNKYCGNRIKVNQLQFSIAHCDIIDSGLNVNVHEEAGINRDGSVLEYCRLKDITIQAWSPFQYGMFEGVFLGNEKFPKLNQLIDELAEKYQVTNNAIAVAWILRHPARIQTIVGTTNQQRLTDICKASEVKLSREEWYALYMAAGKVLP; this is encoded by the coding sequence ATGAGGAAATTAGTTATTGGAAATACAAATTTAGAAGCACCGGAAATCGGGCTTGGCTGTATGCGGATTACTGGGCTGAAAGACAAAAAAGAGGTAAGAAGCCTGATTGATACAGCAATGGACTGTGGAGTGAATTTTTTTGACCATGCGGATATTTATGACAGCGGTCATGCGGAAGAGGTATTCGGTGAGGTTGTGGAACCCGCCATGCGTCAAAAAATGATTATACAGAGCAAATGCGGAATCATTCCCGGTAAGGCATATGATTTCTCAAAAGAGCACATTGTGGAATCTGTAGAAAAGAGTCTGAAAAGACTGAAAACCGATTACCTGGATCTTCTTCTTTTACATCGCCCGGATACTTTAATGGAACCTGAGGAGGTTGCAGAGGCTTTTGAAGAACTGGAAAAATCCGGTAAGGTTCGATATTTTGGCGTGAGCAATGAGAATTCCATGCAGATGGAATTGCTGAATAAATACTGTGGAAACCGGATAAAAGTAAATCAGCTGCAGTTTAGCATTGCACACTGCGATATCATTGATTCCGGGCTGAACGTAAATGTGCATGAGGAAGCCGGGATAAACCGGGACGGAAGTGTTCTGGAATACTGCCGCTTAAAGGACATCACCATTCAGGCATGGTCCCCGTTTCAGTACGGCATGTTTGAGGGCGTTTTTCTGGGAAATGAGAAATTCCCGAAATTGAATCAGCTTATTGACGAACTGGCAGAAAAGTATCAGGTGACGAATAATGCCATTGCTGTGGCGTGGATTTTAAGACACCCGGCAAGGATTCAGACCATTGTGGGAACAACCAATCAGCAGCGGCTGACAGATATCTGTAAGGCATCAGAGGTGAAACTGAGCCGTGAAGAGTGGTATGCGCTGTATATGGCGGCGGGGAAGGTGCTGCCGTAA